In Gigantopelta aegis isolate Gae_Host chromosome 6, Gae_host_genome, whole genome shotgun sequence, the following are encoded in one genomic region:
- the LOC121375428 gene encoding uncharacterized protein LOC121375428 — MFDVRRSRSSCYDFGLVLVSWCVILNWNGCHGICDPDSGPIGSVDCLLAAPRYDSYQWGTCLNDTYIEQVSNGKHTCPDRTSYCYYLCMNQFHGSNDARVHPECECSPWMTQTETHLPTAVLKARTAQRSGLPASCQNPVGADCSWYRMCLEKTFQCEGSPYPYAITFAEKMCLKFGKSYSTFNSKGQKWINAVRKCLQVTLATFLGSRTTLSCEEIQTRAFASHSACYVHPSPGAPSFCQLSFRDLWKIFWTVKSAIAQAPGLITEGLFEVIKGCVF; from the exons ATGTTTGATGTTCGCAGGAGTCGGTCTAGTTGCTACGACTTTGGTCTAGTACTCGTTTCGTGGTGTGTTATTCTAAACTGGAATGGGTGTCACGGAATATGCGACCCAGACAGCGGACCCATAGGATCAGTGGATTGCTTGCTTGCTGCGCCGCGTTACGACTCCTACCAGTGGGGAACGTGTCTGAACGATACGTATATAGAACAGGTTTCTAACGGAAAGCATACGTGTCCTGACAGGACCTCTTACTGTTATTATCTCTGTATGAACCAGTTCCATGGCTCGAACGACGCGCGCGTCCACCCAGAATGTGAATGCAGCCCGTGGATGACCCAGACAGAAACACATCTACCCACGGCCGTGCTTAAAGCTCGTACAGCTCAAAGATCCGGTCTTCCCGCGTCCTGTCAGAATCCTGTTGGTGCTGATTGCTCGTGGTACAGAATGTGCTTAGAGAAGACCTTCCAATGTGAAGGGTCACCATATCCTTATGCCATCACCTTTGCCGAAAAGATGTGTCTCAAGTTTGGGAAGTCTTACTCCACTTTCAACTCAAAGGGACAg aagtGGATAAACGCAGTAAGAAAGTGTCTGCAGGTAACGCTGGCAACGTTTCTCGGATCAAGGACGACATTATCATGTGAAGAGATCCAAACACGGGCATTCGCTTCACATTCTGCTTGTTACGTCCACCCCAGCCCAGGCGCACCGTCATTTTGTCAGTTGTCCTTTAGAGATTTATGGAAAATCTTTTGGACAGTGAAAAGTGCTATAGCTCAGGCACCAGGATTAATAACAGAAGGATTATTTGAGGTAATAAAAGGGTGTGTCTTTTAA